The following are encoded together in the Lathyrus oleraceus cultivar Zhongwan6 chromosome 3, CAAS_Psat_ZW6_1.0, whole genome shotgun sequence genome:
- the LOC127128877 gene encoding uncharacterized protein LOC127128877, translated as MNENWRRSGQIPAFGNWENANELPITQYFENARQAGLVRYNSSSSETDLYAVDHKKPVGKVTRIRDGRYTNAMVNDTETMRKQVKVYHVTEHPRKQTMNKKKVIHVNNVVRPKPVDEDLYKISPECLRTTKRNKMLSFIFKCLPAACVS; from the exons ATGAAC GAAAATTGGAGGAGAAGTGGACAAATACCAGCTTTTGGAAACTGGGAAAATGCAAACGAGTTGCCAATAACTCAATACTTTGAGAATGCAAGACAAGCTGGTTTGGTTCGATACAATTCTTCGTCCAGTGAAACTGATCTTTATGCGGTTGATCATAAGAAACCAGTTGGAAAG GTGACAAGAATAAGGGATGGAAGATATACGAATGCTATGGTTAATGACACAGAAACAATGAGAAAACAGGTGAAAGTGTACCATGTTACTGAACATCCCAGGAAACAGACAATGAACAAGAAGAAGGTAATACATGTAAACAATGTGGTTCGTCCAAAACCAGTTGATGAAGATCTCTACAAGATTTCTCCTGAATGTCTTCGCACTACCAAACGG AATAAAATGTTGAGTTTCATTTTCAAGTGTCTGCCTGCAGCATGTGTTTCATGA